Part of the Scomber japonicus isolate fScoJap1 chromosome 2, fScoJap1.pri, whole genome shotgun sequence genome, atttcattatattctacttaattcatttataatttTCTGTTCTATTATGTTCTGTTCTGCTCTACTCTTGGGATCCTGCTCCACTTTCAGTGTCTGTGGAGACTTCTCATATGGCACCAGTCAGCTGCTTCAGTGTGGTCAAGTGGACGACACATACAGGAAACGGGGCGGTTTCACTTTCAGAATTCAAAGCATGACCTGATGCTTTGTCCTGGATGACCTACTGTTCAGCTAAGCAGCAGTTATATTATCTGTGCTGGGTTCACATTTCCTCCTTGTAAAAACTGTTCTTTTCGCTCCCTGACATTCAACAGCTTTGTAAGTCATGTTAGTGTGGagtcattttattgtgaaaggtcTGACTGGAAGCGGCTTGGTTGATTGAGACTGCTATGACACTGATAGTCATGAGCATGACAGGAACGGCCTGGCCTCTCCTAAACAAGACTTTTCATCTCTCCAGCAATAGCACCACGGATGTTTATCCTCATCTgcaacatcacagtgacatctgACTCCTGTCGGTGAGTTTTGAGTCCATTTGAGTTCGCCTTCCTCATAAAACCTGTGCGCACTAATCTCTGCAGTTCCTTATTTTTGCTGTTCAGACTCAGGGTCCTGTTGCACTGCAGATTCACATGTGTGGCTCTGAGCTGAGGAATGGTCATATCACTGTGACTGAACCAAATCATGTGAATCCAGTTCAACACTGGAGCAAGTTTAATAGAGAAATGACGTTAGTGTGTGTTGAAGGCGTCAGTTGACCTGTCAGTGGTCCAGAGCAGACAGGGAGGAATGTAAAGAGCTGAGGGCATTAGGACAAACATTAACTCATGCACTATAGCTGAAAGATATATTGCAGCTGTTGCTAAAACAGGGAATAAATACATCATACATTACTAAATACAAGCTGTAATACATCACTGTGAGtcttaaataaaaacatcaacgACTAAGTAAAAGGACAGATGTGCAGTCAAATCACCAGTGGCTACTTTCAGTGTTGTGTTATCACATATATTAATCTGTTGGACTATTGTTATGATTTATTAACTGTATGTTTTAGCCAGGCCAGGTGGAGATAATTTTAACTACTTTGCATCTGATAGCTTCAtctgcatcatattttataagcttTAGTCAACTAAGCTCTAATTTAAGGTTTAAGTTCACTTTTAAAATCTGCAGTGTAACTTGTGACAATAGCagccaaataaatgtagtggagtaaaaactTCAGTATTTATGAAGTCATGGAACACAAACTATAACAAGGAAATACTCACATTACTTTACTTCTgttattaaaggaaaaaccgGTACAGGTCCCCCTTTCAGAAAGACATGAGGGGTCAGTGAAAGTTTTGAtgagtgtgaaaatgatgtgaatcatatgctatggccTTCAGTCACCATATCTCAACCCATCTGAACACCCGTGGGAGATTATACAGACATGTTAGATAGTACTTTCCACCActatcatcaaaacaccaaatgagggaatatttTTTGGAACAACAGTTTTCCCAAATCAAGGAGCATAAAAGCTGTTCTGGTGATACTTGGTGGCCCAGAATCTCACTAAGACACTTTATGCTGGTTTTCCTTAATTTGTCACCCCTCTATATTTATctattgaaaataaaatcagcCTCTTATACAAATGCATTAATATGGCTGTGTTGCTCAGAAATTTCACTTCTCCATCAGCATTTCTGCTCTTAATTATGACAATGTGCTAGGATAGAGTTCCTATGGACCAAATGATGTGAGATCTCTCAGTTAAAACTCCTTCAAATGAATGTCTGCTTGTGGAGGCTTTCAGTATGCCCACACATTGCTTTCTCCTCGATGCACTCaccctcttctttctctgtagTGCTGCGAGACCAACAAGCAGCGGATGCAGTCGGTACCTGGCTACAGGCGGCCCTCTCAATGGTCTCTCCCACCATGAAAGCGGTGGTGGATGCTGTATGGGCGGTGTGGAGTATCGGGGCCTCAATCTATGACTACATCAACACCAACGCCATGGAGGAGCGCATCCACGCCCTGGAGAATGTCATCACCATCCACCAGTGTGTGATAGGGCTGCTGTCTGCGGGTGTGTTGGTTCTCTTCACCTACATCCTCTTCAAGAAGCTCTGAGGATGTGTGAGCGAGTGGGCTGGGGGTGACATGATAAGGAGGCAGACTAACCAGAATCTAACATTTGTTTCCagtgtggtaaaaaaaaaaaacatctaccACAgcgtaaaaggtaaaaaatctAAACGTGACAGGCTCATAAGAGCTTCTCTAATATGGGAGCGGAAAGCAGGAGGTGGTGAGGGACCTCAGACATCcagatttctttatttagaCAAGGTGGTAAGATGCAACCAACACAAAACCTAACACCCTACAAATGATGAGGCATGaggtgactttttaaaaaaacctacTTTTCTATCGCCGGAGTGCCACTCTGTTTTGGTAAAACACACTGAGGTTCATGTTCTCTGTCAACATTGCAGTGGCTCTGTAGGAGGTGAGCATGAGGGGTTCACAGTTtgtggaaatataaaatatctgtAAATTTTCatgcaatattttattttcatgcctTAAACACCAAAAGGATTCATAGTTCCCTCCAAAATGTTATCGTTTGTGGGGTTAAAGAGGCTGTGAAACCGCATTCCCATCATGATGAGACATTGTGATTCCACAGTTTCTGAAGGCAGATTTAAACCCAGGTTTTTGCAGACCAAAGCTGTTgactaaaacacatttcaatgaTTCCTCAGGGTAGCTATCTGATAGAAACACAGCACACTGTCTGCACAGAAAGCAGTAAATATCAATGAGCCAATATCttgcttttttaatatatcaGCAAACCAGTAGATCTCTCAGTAATATATCAAACAATTTTGCCATTAAGTAAAGTAAAGGGAtcatcattaaaaatgtaaatcgCCATAACAACTTCTGCTTTAAAACATCTTATGTTTTCACTAGTTTCATCAATGCCTGACTGAGGTCTCAGCAGAAGTGAACTTTCCTGAAACTAGTGTTGGTCAGTCAGATGACTACAGAGGTGCTGTGATGTCTCAAAGACCATTTTGTAGAAGATGTTAATAAGACGGAGACATCGGGGGGGGAATAGGTGTTATTTCCAGCATTTTGTATCATGGTCCACAAACCTGGCCTCTTATAACCATTTTTAAAGAGAGGCGGAATAAGTCAGTTGAGTCACAGCTCTCATGACAagcattttgagaaaaaaaccccacataaTCCTTCTTGATATAAAGTAATTTACAGTTCTTATAGGTAGACTTGTAAGTTAAAAATCATGATGCGCtcatgaaatgctttttttagtTAACATTGCATTATACCTCATAGCTTTTACATCACTGTTGACACGACTGCtgtttaaaacaacaatttgaagtgtccttaaacatatatatatatcattgaaagttgttttttttagcttgctgttgaaatgttttatagacGTGCTGCTTAATATttatgcttgtttttttaagggtaacattttgcacaatgaaAGGCGAGAATCGACATAGTTTTAGAGATGTTACTGTAAACAACTGATCAGTGTATAAATGTGGAATCAGAAATCTATTTTAGCAGATAAAAGATGTTTTAGTGTGATAGTAAACTTAAAAGTAACTTCACTAATCTACCAAGAGAACTGTTAAAGAAGTCGTAGATCACTGAAAACTATTGTTATATGGACCCTGTGTTCAGAACGTGTATGTTTATCTTTGTACATTTATCATGTTACTGTGCCAGAGGGGACCACAAGACCCAGGAATGCAGGAATGAGAGACTGTTTTAATATCATCATAACAGCATCAAAGccaaataaatgtgtgaattcTTCTAAACAGGACCTACTCAGAAAACTGGGTAAAGTTTCCAACATTACTCTGATATCAAATGCATCACAAACAgctgtatatataaaaaatgaaagttgTATCACAGCTGTTCACAATTTAAGAACATTCCTGCCAACACTTCTGGAACCTTTGATTGAAAATAGACAGGCCTGTTTCCTGATGGACAGCAAACTTCAGAAATGACAATACTTAGTTTCTACTTGAAGGCATTGAAACATTTCATGGATGATCACTGGACCAAGAAGAAGAACTTGCTGCTCCTTCAACAGACTGTTGAACACTGGCTGTCGTTATCCGAGCTTACAGGCCTTGATCTACACAACTTGGACCTTACAAGTGTCCAGTCTGAAGCAGAGTGTATCTAGAAATGAATCTTTCCACACTCTCCCCCTCCAGAAACTTCATGGCTCTCCAGTGGATCTTGCCACAGTTCTCTGGCTGGCCGAGGTCTCCTAGCTCCTCTTGGATGTACTGCAGCCACAAATCtttaggaaaataaaaacagcaaaaaaatgttaagctaaatttaaaaaaggtgaaGATGCACAGTTCCATATCTCAACTGAAATATTTATACTTATCCCACCATCCagataatacatttttcttatgtGGGGTCTTTAATGTCTCAGCCCAAGAATGTATTTCCCTCTGATCCTCTAAATTACATATGAGCTGTATCTGCTCAAATAACATGAATATGTCCTTGATACTTGAATAACAAGATATTGTGAATAAATATTTTTGGCTaacattacttttcttttggATTTTTGTCCACATGttgaacacatttcatttcctctcaCCGTCATCAGAGGTGCCAAACTCTTGCAGGGCCCTCTCATAATAGTCCCTCAGATTATTCATCTTTGGAGTATCCTGCAAGATCAAACCACAATGTCAGTAACAGCTAAGGTTTGTGTTGACTCATCAGTAATACTAATAATATCAAagtttaaactaaactaaacccaCTGGATGTCTCAGTGTTTTCACACATGATGCACACTACTAGGTTTACTTACTTGTTCTTTCTCCATCTGAATCATTCTGGTGAAAAAGGCCTTGGAAAAGGGACGGCTTTCCTGCAagctacaggagagaaaaatgtgtttttttcctgctcCACCACACGACACACTTCTCATCTCCAAGagtttgttttacatttaaaccCCACAGCATTAATTAGCACTTCCTTATTGtgttatttatcttttaaattAATGACATGAGcagaaaaagttgttttttttaccttgtaaAGGTCCTCCTAGCTTTCTTGTAGCCTCCAGTGGAGTACGACCAATCAAGGTAGCTCTCTttcatctccatggcaacagccGCTACTGTAGACAGCAGACCTCTCTGGGAACAAACAAGAGAACAATCTGTCTGTGAGGCATTTCCAAGGcaaaaacactgcagacactGAGGGCTAttaatatttaagtatttatcTGCATTATCACTGAGAACAGCACCTTTTCTTGGTTTCAGTGTACAGGACTCTCTCAATGTTACTGACCAGAACAGGAACATGACCTTCTGCACAGCCTCTCATTTTATGGTGCCATTAATTTAATGCTGCACTTCTCTAAAGTCATCAGCACAATTACAAAACTAATGACTGCTTTTCCAACCAAGCActaacacacaaatgcatgtcTTGATGCACTAAAGATTTACAAGAAACAGCTTTTCTAGCCCGCTGTCATTGAAGAAATACATGCTAACAGAAGAAATATGTGCTAATGAGAGAAGAAATTGGTGGATTTAGGTGGACTACCTTGAAAACGGCTTCTGTTTCTTCAGGACTCTGGTTGGCCACGCTCCACTGGACCAGCAGCTGCCAAAGTGGTAGACTCTCCTGTCGAGTCCAGAAGATGGAAAGAGTTTGACTGAATAACTGTCAACTGTCTACACCATCATTAACAGGTATacaatgtatttaatgtttgcTTTACTACTTTTAAGCCTGTTAACACCCAGCACAGCAGCTGGTTGGGATGTGTCAATTAGATCTATGCTTGCAGAATTAGCAACTGAATGTTTCCATTATATGAATACTGTGTATATTACATGTATATTCAGTATCATGGTCTAGCATCTGGGTGAGTAATGAATCACCTGGGAGTACCCCAACAGGTTTGTTATTTTTCCTCAATAATTTGTCCACACTTCTATGCCGTGCGGTACGGAAACACATTATTGTCCAACATACCAGACACAAAAGCCTAGTTGGTTTAACACCGTTTCCCAACACTTGAGGAGCGTGTTGATCTTGAGAGGAAAGACTTTCATAACGTGCAGCGTGGAGTAATCCTCCTCACACAGCTACTTCTCAAGGCCGCGGTCTTGTGAAACCCTCACCATAACAATAACCAGCTATTCTGGTCGCTACTATGTGAAGCCTGTGGCTGAGGCAAAGTGTGTGTTCGTAGTGTGAGGAGTCGGATGTCGTGGGCAGGAAATGTGCTGTGTGTCTAGTGAATGTGAGAAGCGCTCCCGTAAGCTGTAATAACATGAAGAAATCATCAACACTTAATAATAATGGCAAGAAAAACATCATGACTGTGCCCAAATGTCTGAGGTGCAGCAGGGGATTTCTAAGGATTAGCTCATTATACATCTAAAGCCTGTAAATCTATTAGGAGTATAGTGTTAAACAGTAATCCCTCCAAATTACCGTTCATGTTAAATTAAGATAAAGTGAATCTGACttcaaataattcataattacaCATATAAATCAactgaagctgtgtgtgtgttgtgcctATACCTGAAGGCTGCTGAAGTGCACGTAGGCTTAATATAAGACGTCTTCAGGTTTTCTCACGTATAGAGGGGGTCAGAGGAATTCATTTGAGGAAGTTAATACAATGGGAGACTAATTGGGCCAAGGAGATGGCCCACTTATACAGcagtgctggtgtgtgtgtgtgtgtgtgtgtgtgtgtgtgtgtgtgtgtgtgtgtcttcattctCAAAGGACAACAACAGTTACACAAGCACTGTGAACTTAACAGATGTGCTCAGTGTAAGCAGAGAAAATGACCAAACTTGACGTGATtgagaataaatgatgtgaagtcaaaggttgtgtgtgtgtgtgtgtgtgtgtgtgtgtgtaccttgggATTAATGTGTTTGAAAGCATCCTGGAACAGTCTACCCACGTCCCCGCTCCCCAGCTGCATTAGCGTCTGCAGGCTCAGGGTCCACGTAGACACCGATTGGTTGTAGCGCTGCGTGGCTGCCATGGCAACGCTGGCCGCTCCCTCGACGTCTCCAGATGAAAGCAGGATCTGCAGCTGGTCACATGAAGAGGGACATCATGTTGGTTGTTTTCACACATCAGTGTGGTGGTCATTTTTCCCCTtttaatataactttttttttttttatcaaagagAAAGTTTAATAGAGAAGAAGAGTCAAATGAGCCCTGCCTTCCAACTTCAATCCCCTGACAAATAAATTGCAGCTAACCCTAAAACCTAATGCAGTAAACATGCTGTGTGTGAACAGAAAGCTGGCTGCTCATTAACTACAAGAAAAGACCAAACCATTAAGGCTGAACTCGCTGGAGTTCTATGACACATACATTTAATAAGCCATTATCTTACCCATTTCTTATAATAATCCTCCTTCAGCAGTGAGGAGTCGTGGGCAAGCTGCAGCACTCCCAGCAACCTCTCCTGcctctgtgacacacacataaacacatgtcaGGATTTACCCCAGCACACCCTCACTGAAGCTGCTGACATCTTTCTGTGtacatgtttaatgtttaataactatCAGAGTGATATATTGAGGAGCAATTATGAAGCACAAGTGTTACTTTCAAACTGAAATGTTATTCACTTACGTTTTCTTTCAGTTCTTGGACATTGGTCTTCCTTTTCAGCCTTTCCAAGCAGAAGGCTGCATAGCAAGTCCACATGGGCTCTAGAGTACAATGCACACAAGCACAGCTTTGATTTGTTATACTTACATATCATGTTAGCAGGGAGCAAATACTCAATTAATACAGGGCACCGACAGGTTTCACAACAACTAAATTAAGATGATTTAAACGTACAAAAATGCACTCTGTAATAAAATGTCAATTTGGAACTATtcattctctgtctgtgtatgtgtgagcatCTACCTGTgtgaaggctcttgacccctTCCTCATAGACCTGGCAGCAGCGCTCCTCCCTTCGGTTAATATCAGAAGCCCGGCCTTTAGCGCTCTGCAACTCCTCCCCTGCACCGGGAGCCTCCAGCTCCCTCTTCGCCATGAAATCCCACGTCACACTCTCCTCTGTGTAGTTAGTTTGTAAGCTGGAAACAAGTGGACATATGTTTGTGCTTAATGAGgaggttttgtgtgtgcatgtgtatatgtgtgtgtgtgtgacagagtgagaaacagagaaactCATTTGTAAGTAAAGTGGTGCCTCACTCTTGCAGGATGGAGTCCTGGAGTTCTTTGGTGAAGTCAAAGATAGCTGCGATATTCAGAAGTGAGATGACAAACTCTGCATCTGTGGGGGGGGCAACAAGATCAGCAACATAAACAAGTGACCAGATCTGAGAACCACTGTTATTCACATGGCTGGGTACCACTGCTGATATCTTAATTCTGATAAAAATCATCTTTGACTAAATTTGGACTTTAACAAAGCCAGCCTTTTGGAACTGTGGTTTGTAATACTGTAGGTTGTAGACCAAATGTGCAGCATTCACAGTATCCAACCAGGTTGTTACATACAGtttaaatgagtaaaaactGATGTTACTGGATTagaatttttttgttttgtttatgatTTTGAACTATTTCAGCAGACCAGGAGAGGATTGTTTTTTGGGCACAGATgccttattatttatttaacagtagacagataggaaacaggagagagagcgcggtgtgacatgcagcacaAGACCTCTAGCTAGGATTCAAACTGGGGTCGGATGCgtatgtgctctaaccactcaaccacatGCGCGCCTTAAAGAATACCTTTGATTTTCCCTGTAGCATCTCTGTAGACAACCTCAGCCAGTTTCCCACTCAGGATCTCTGGAGAAAACTCATAGTCGCCCTGAAAGGTGTGAAGAATGAAAGTGAGAGCTTCTGTGTATACATGTTCATGTTAACTTTTTGcattttctgctgcttgtgttaaatttttttttttacacactcaCCATATCCATCTCAGCTTGCTCCAGCTCCTTCTTCTGCTTCCTTAGTTTCTCACAATGCAACAGCTCCATACGGAAATACTATAACACAGTTATCCAAGAAAATTAGAAGAGGGCATCTTGACTGAATTTGAACTAATTTTAGGTCTTTTAGGTCTCTTAGGTCTCTTTTTATAGTCTTTAAATTCACTTcagatgaatgaaaacagatttatttgcTTCTTTTACCTCCTGGTACACCTTCTTGTTGTTTGGGTGGAAGCGGAGAGCTCTCAGAAACAGGTGTCTGGCACTTTCAGAGGAATTTCTGTCCTCCAGCTCACTCTTGGCAGCCATAATCCACAAGGCTAAAGAGAGAGAAGTAAAAAGTCATGATTCATTTGTATTTGCAGCCTGCTTTGTTCATCCCCAAAATGAGTATTATTACACTGAAATGCAACAGTGTAAAGGTATTACTGAGACttcaaaacactttaaaaaccaTCCTGTGTACCTGGTTTGTCGGGGTGGATTGCCAGCATGGCTGAGAACACCTTGCTGATCTGGCCTTTGGTGGCCTAATGAATGAAACCCAGAAGAGATCattataaatatgaaaagaCTTCCTGCTGACTCTGTTATGTTGAAAACAGGAGATGAGATCTTTACTCACCCATTTCTTACAGAAAGCCACATGTGAGAGCCACAGCTGCACGTCATCCTGCGGGGAGAAGAAGACATTTGTCTGTTTgctagttttattatttattaaaatgaaaactgattacacatttttagttttatcaAGCTATCTGTTTTACTTTGGGAAGGTAAAATACAGCTATACTTACTTTGTTTTTTAGGGTCAGGTGTAATGATGCATTtcaaaaaagtcattttaaaagactcataTTTAATTTGACTAAAAGGAATATTGATTATTGTTGAAACCAAAAACTATTAGATCAGTTTATTCCTTTTGGTGGACAGATGTGGCTGAATGGTGATAATGTATAATTGATGTGTTGATGTTATGAATGAAGCTTACATATAGCAGCTTTATAAATACTTTGCATGCAGTACCTTCCACTTGTTTGTTGCTCTTCTGAAGACACTGTTTATTCTGTGGATGATGGGGAACTCAATGTCTTCTCGTTTGAAGTGGTAGTGAATGTGCTGCAAAGGAAACATCAAGCAGAGTCAAAATTCATCCAGCAGCACGAATGATAAGGCAGATAGTTGTTTTCTGTGCGCTCCATTTGTTTTGCGTGTTAAAAAATAGTTTAGATTATTTCTACTATTGAGTTAATCCTCtccaaaagaaaacattaacatGAGATGAATTGACACTAGGTAACTTACCACTCTTCTCTTCTTgaccagctctaaaatgttgatttcatactgtaatttaaaaaaagaaaacctgaagTGAGtgttttaaacatcaaacaTAGTCTTTAATTCTTTGTGTAAAAAACAGGATGAACTGAGGTATCAGGATTAGGTCACTCTACCTGTATGTAAGCAATAAAGTCCTCTTTATTTATGATCAACCTGTGCAGCTTGTATTCCAGGGCTGTCGATTTCTTGATTATGGATCTGTAATTGTGAGAATAAACACAGATTAACTTTGTTGCAACTGTATCATTACATACACTCATGGGAACAGATGTTGTGCCGAGcaaaagaaacatttctcaCATTAGCCAGCTGAAAGGTTcagaa contains:
- the utp6 gene encoding U3 small nucleolar RNA-associated protein 6 homolog is translated as MAEIVQQRIEDRIPELEQLERVGLFTKKEVKSIIKKSTALEYKLHRLIINKEDFIAYIQYEINILELVKKRRVHIHYHFKREDIEFPIIHRINSVFRRATNKWKDDVQLWLSHVAFCKKWATKGQISKVFSAMLAIHPDKPALWIMAAKSELEDRNSSESARHLFLRALRFHPNNKKVYQEYFRMELLHCEKLRKQKKELEQAEMDMGDYEFSPEILSGKLAEVVYRDATGKIKDAEFVISLLNIAAIFDFTKELQDSILQDLQTNYTEESVTWDFMAKRELEAPGAGEELQSAKGRASDINRREERCCQVYEEGVKSLHTEPMWTCYAAFCLERLKRKTNVQELKENRQERLLGVLQLAHDSSLLKEDYYKKWLQILLSSGDVEGAASVAMAATQRYNQSVSTWTLSLQTLMQLGSGDVGRLFQDAFKHINPKESLPLWQLLVQWSVANQSPEETEAVFKRGLLSTVAAVAMEMKESYLDWSYSTGGYKKARRTFTSLQESRPFSKAFFTRMIQMEKEQDTPKMNNLRDYYERALQEFGTSDDDLWLQYIQEELGDLGQPENCGKIHWRAMKFLEGESVERFISRYTLLQTGHL